DNA sequence from the Littorina saxatilis isolate snail1 linkage group LG9, US_GU_Lsax_2.0, whole genome shotgun sequence genome:
tcattatcgaaaaataactacccctacaagtttacagaggtaaagaagcagaggggggaataatagtTGTTATCATAATTTCCGGTTTTCGGAAGCGTTGGTATTGTTTGGAGTTCAGGAAAATATGTTCACTGATAAAGCCTTagatttcattattttattggccAAATTTTATATTTACAAATGTAAATGGAACTCTGAAAGACCGATGCTTCCGATATTCTTGAAATTTTTGAAAAGTAGATATTTATTGGACAAGTACAAGGGGGGATTAGCAGAAGATAAGTTTGACCGCCTCTGGCAACCATATTCTAACCTGGTTTCATGAAAACTGTCCAGTACTAGGCTCTACTCTTCCTCCCTAATTCGTTAACAGTATCTTGATATATATTCTGTTGTAAACTTGAATCTTGTAGCAATCAATATTGTTTAAAGGtctagtagttgttgtagtcaaACGGTCCTATACAGTGCCTCTTtaactttctccctctctctctctacttctctctctgttctagatcattctttttATGCATGTTGTAGGTATGAATGTGGCGATGTGAAttgtgatgtaatgtataatgtgttgtaaaaaaaaaccaggaaaaaaaaatattaaagaaaaaaaaaaccattttccatgactagatccacaggttgccatttccgaacacgcaaactgtttacgtcttgtcactgccagttttgacactggcttgctttgcactgaatgtgagtcagtttctacgcagtgtctcttcgacaagcaagtcaagcatttgctacgcagtctagtcagattatcggtaatgtttgctggtcctaactggaccagccactgtttgtatccatctgcactttcgtaaattccgtttcgtaaccgtcactgtgacttgacgaactgtcattttttcatcgcgatacacagttcattgcgaagatcttcctcggtaattcgttccaattccacatactttttgttgtcaagaaacaactcgaaagaaagtttcaaactcatcatcctccatttTGCtagtcgaagcgctaaagtactttatcgatgcaaaaacaaaagcagaaaacttcgacgaaaccgactcaaatgcagcgcagacgacacgacaagataacggaaggaagtgagcctcgctttggctcaagtgccgttaaaaataccattattctcgtatgcaaatacgaacaagaagttggtcatacgaacaagccttgtgctggcgacgcaaatcgccgctggctggcaaaggttaaattttttttctttcttatttttgttaaattccatgactttccatggcttgaattgaaattccatgactttccaggcctggaaaattaaaaatcaaattccatgactttccaggttttccatgacctgtacgaaccctgttcTGTGCTAAATAGGATTTTTTTGTTGAAGGGATTTCGCAGATCGGCGAAAGCGGTTCTTACTAAACTAATTCAATCAATTCagcacaacaataacaacaacaataacaacaacaacaacaacaacaacaacaacaacaacaacaacaacaacaacaacagagacaGTATCAACACTATTATTTGTATGACATTAGCATGTGATACTCCTTGCTATTAAAACACATTACCTAAGACCCACCTGGCCACGATGTCCAGATACTTTTCATCAGTGAGCAGAGTGTCCTCAGTATAGGCCATCCTGTGTTGCCACCAGGTCCTCAGCTGTGATAACACGGCGGGTGTCACGTGCCAGTACGATGCAGGCTGGGACAATTGGTCAGAGCAACAGCACAGCTGGACGGCCTCCACTGCATTGGCCGCAAACAGGCTTCCACAGACAGTCTTGGAAAGATATGTACCAAATTATCATTGTGTGCGTAGGTAAAACGCAATGTTGTAAAGGTTTtacgtacatgtacattgtattaagcacacacacacacacacacacacacacacacacacacacacacacacacacacgccaacacacacacacacacacacaaacacacacacacacacacacacacacacatgcgtgaACTTCACCCCCGCACATATAACTACTTCTTAATGTCTGTTTCCTGTGCCGGCTTGCTGCTTTGTGACTGTTTTTGTGTTAATGAATACCTGTCGTAACAATGGAGCATTATCCAAGACCCGCTGCAGCTGCCGTGAGGAGACGTAAGGCAGGAAGAGAGTTTTCCTCACAGTCAGGCCCGGCTGGATGTCAAATACAAGATGCCGTACTACTTTCTCGGACCTGTCCAGCTGCTCGACCGCCTTCACCACCACATTGGCAACGTAAGCATCGGCCGGGGGCTGTGGGTTCTGTGGACACGCCTGGATCTGTCCGACAGGCTTTATTATCCCTATCAAAATCCCGTGTTGTCGGTGGATCAACAGAAAATCTGTTTCGCCCCGAGAATCTTCTTCCTCATTTCTTAGATGAGTTTCGAGGTCTGACAGTCCTAGGTGCTGAGCAGCTGCTGCATAGTATGAAGGTTTGTTACAGCAGTTGCCGACACTGACCCGAGACAGGATGAACATGGCCTCCTGACGACTGTTTCCAAGTTCTTCCAGGTTGACCATCACGTGGTTTTGAACAAAGTCATCCCCGAAGTCGCTCTCCTGTCCAGGACCAGGTACCAGTTTGTACCGTGATGTACCAGGTATAATGCCTTTGGCGTAGTGTACTGAAGGCACTGAGTATATACGAGTGAGAGCATTTGGGTAAAGTGCGGTGACTCTGTGTCGCAAGTCGGAGGAAGACGTCTGATCTGATGATTTGGGTAAACtctgttttaaaaaaatcaaaaactagACGTACATGTTTTGAATGTCAAACATTGCATTCAGTTCaaccagagaaaaaaagaaagagagagagagagagagagagagagagagagagagagagagagagagagagagagagagagaaagagagagagagagatacagagacagagagacagagagggggagagaaagagagagagagagacgaagtaccgagagagagagagagagagagagagagagagagagagggagagagagagggagagagagaaagagagagagaaagagagaaagaggaagtaccgagagagagagagagagagagagagagagagagagagagagagagagagagagagagagagagatatgga
Encoded proteins:
- the LOC138977088 gene encoding uncharacterized protein, whose translation is MDTEMDLSPSTSLPKSSDQTSSSDLRHRVTALYPNALTRIYSVPSVHYAKGIIPGTSRYKLVPGPGQESDFGDDFVQNHVMVNLEELGNSRQEAMFILSRVSVGNCCNKPSYYAAAAQHLGLSDLETHLRNEEEDSRGETDFLLIHRQHGILIGIIKPVGQIQACPQNPQPPADAYVANVVVKAVEQLDRSEKVVRHLVFDIQPGLTVRKTLFLPYVSSRQLQRVLDNAPLLRQTVCGSLFAANAVEAVQLCCCSDQLSQPASYWHVTPAVLSQLRTWWQHRMAYTEDTLLTDEKYLDIVARWVLGNVF